One region of Erythrolamprus reginae isolate rEryReg1 chromosome 12, rEryReg1.hap1, whole genome shotgun sequence genomic DNA includes:
- the NODAL gene encoding nodal homolog, with protein sequence MSSRFASIQKWVYWTLAFLNLLVSFQSAVTGFSPQRAEEPSAADLVRLRHPRGAYPVYMLHLYRSLLAGNHLGQSAAEASALKESDSILSLVARNSFQFGDHWDFSFDMTSISTSYDIKLAQLRVHLQTFSQSRNITVHIYHSHNYTCYGNQTCTDRMFLGSFVSSLSLNHSPWKVFNITSLLHLWLHQGMPSGIEIPEVPQQDWEEENIFEDNSNPTAGEFQDKYSHNNSREHEKYFVHNGPDRVLLVIFSKDKEPMELSQGSSLIKTVEMSKHVLFDNTTKEAGGRRHRRNRKQKQRIKLGAHQFSKWAEEGRSPCKRVDMMVDFDKTGFGSWIVHPKKYNAYRCEGECPSPVDETFKPTNHAYVQSLLKVYQPNKVPCPACAPIRLSPLSMLYHEKGRIRVRHHEDMVIEECGCN encoded by the exons ATGTCTTCTAGATTCGCTTCGATCCAGAAGTGGGTCTATTGGACTCTGGCGTTCCTCAACCTGCTGGTCAGCTTCCAGTCTGCTGTCACCGGCTTCTCTCCGCAGCGAGCCGAAGAGCCCTCCGCCGCAGACCTCGTCCGCCTTCGGCACCCCAGAGGCGCGTACCCGGTGTACATGCTGCACCTCTACAGGTCCCTGCTTGCCGGCAATCACCTGGGTCAGTCCGCCGCCGAAGCCTCGGCTTTGAAGGAATCCGACTCCATCCTCAGCCTGGTGGCTCGAA ATTCATTCCAATTTGGAGATCACTGGGATTTTTCCTTTGACATGACTTCCATCTCTACCAGCTATGATATCAAGCTGGCACAGCTCCGGGTTCATCTACAGACTTTCTCTCAATCTAGAAATATCACCGTGCATATTTATCACAGCCACAACTACACGTGTTATGGGAATCAGACTTGCACAGATAGAATGTTTCTTGGTTCTTTTGTGAGTAGCCTCTCCCTCAACCATTCACCCTGGAAAGTCTTCAACATCACTAGCTTATTACATCTTTGGCTCCACCAAGGGATGCCATCAGGCATTGAAATTCCAGAAGTCCCACAGCAAGACTGGGAAGAGGAGAATATATTTGAAGACAATAGTAACCCAACAGCAGGTGAATTCCAGGATAAGTATTCCCATAATAATTCTAGAGAGCATGAGAAGTATTTTGTCCACAATGGGCCTGATAGAGTGCTCTTGGTGATCTTCTCCAAAGATAAGGAACCGATGGAGCTTTCTCAGGGTTCAAGTCTCATTAAAACTGTAGAGATGTCCAAGCATGTTTTGTTTGATAACACAACCAAAGAAGCTGGAGGACGTCGCCATCGTAGGAAcaggaaacaaaaacaaagaattaAACTGGGTGCTCACCAATTCTCCAAGTGGGCAGAAGAAGGCAGATCTCCATGCAAAAGAGTCGATATGATGGTGGATTTTGATAAAACTGGCTTTGGAAGCTGGATTGTGCATCCCAAGAAGTATAATGCCTATCGATGTGAAGGAGAATGTCCATCACCCGTTGATGAGACCTTCAAACCAACAAATCATGCTTATGTTCAG AGCTTGCTGAAGGTTTACCAGCCTAACAAAGTGCCCTGCCCAGCCTGTGCTCCAATCAGGTTAAGTCCATTGTCCATGCTGTATCATGAGAAGGGAAGAATAAGGGTCCGTCATCATGAAGACATGGTAATTGAAGAATGTGGCTGCAACTGA